One Aegilops tauschii subsp. strangulata cultivar AL8/78 chromosome 7, Aet v6.0, whole genome shotgun sequence genomic window carries:
- the LOC109736515 gene encoding uncharacterized protein, giving the protein MASFHRPLSAMAVAAFAAVSSIELPDKFSHHNRLPDDVVSLPASKPEAITAPSAPPLSGLQFMPRNLQAFDPAKAPVASLPVIQTVYQYARFAKTSPEQEVALPAIPSSSSDALYRWHLPDPRACHGSPDRSQTVVVLLGWLGSKQKHLKRYADWYTSRGFHAVTFTLPMSDIVSYNVGGKAEKNVEMLSEHLGDWVREEDGKKIVFHTFSNTGWLCYGVILENLQRQDPSAVEKIKGSIIDSAPVAVPDSQVWALGFSAAIMKKHSVATKGAAPNTRSDVIVVESQKDIRPAATEAVLLSALEKFFDLVLNYPAVNRRLSGVMELLSSNQPSCPQLYIYSSADRVIPAKSVESFVERQRKAGCEVRSCDFVSSPHVDHYRSNPGLYTSQLTNFLEDCVLARREDSSSPSPSA; this is encoded by the exons ATGGCATCCTTCCACCGGCCCCTCTCCGCCATGGCGGTCGCCGCCTTTGCCGCCGTCTCCTCCATCGAGCTGCCTGACAAATTCTCCCACCACAACAGgctccccgacgatgtcgtctcTCTTCCCGCCAGCAAACCAGAGGCCATCACAGCACCTTCAGCCCCGCCGCTGTCCGGCCTGCAGTTCATGCCACGGAACCTCCAGGCTTTTGACCCGGCAAAGGCGCCCGTCGCGTCCCTGCCGGTCATTCAGACGGTTTACCAGTACGCGAGGTTCGCCAAGACCTCACCGGAACAAGAGGTGGCGTTACCGGCCATCCCTTCCTCCTCGTCGGATGCTCTGTACCGCTGGCATCTGCCGGACCCGAGGGCGTGCCACGGCTCGCCCGACAGGTCCCAGACGGTTGTAGTTTTGCTCGGCTGGCTGGGCTCGAAGCAGAAGCATCTGAAGAGATATGCCGATTGGTACACCTCCAGGGGGTTCCACGCCGTCACCTTCACCCTCCCCATGTCCGACATCGTCAGCTATAATGTCGGAGGGAAGGCCGAGAAGAATGTGGAGATGCTCTCTGAACATCTTGGTGATTGGGTCAGGGAGGAGGACGGGAAGAAGATTGTTTTTCACACTTTCAGTAACACCGGCTGGCTTTG CTATGGCGTAATACTGGAGAACTTGCAGCGGCAGGATCCTTCAGCAGTGGAGAAAATCAAGGGTTCCATAATCGATTCAGCGCCTGTTGCTGTTCCGGACTCTCAG GTGTGGGCTCTAGGTTTCTCAGCTGCTATCATGAAGAAACACAGTGTGGCAACAAAAGGCGCTGCACCAAATACAAGGTCTGACGTCATAGTTGTGGAGTCCCAGAAAGATATCAGACCAGCAGCTACCGAGGCGGTTCTACTATCTGCATTGGAAAAGTTTTTTGATCTTGTTCTGAACTATCCGGCCGTAAATAG GAGGTTGTCTGGTGTTATGGAGCTTTTGTCCTCAAACCAACCAAGCTGTCCTCAGCTGTACATATACAGCTCCGCAGATCGGGTTATCCCAGCAAAGTCGGTGGAGTCATTCGTGGAGAGGCAACGGAAAGCAGGGTGCGAGGTGAGGTCGTGTGACTTTGTGTCGTCCCCTCATGTCGACCATTACCGCAGCAATCCGGGGCTGTACACCTCTCAGCTGACCAACTTCTTGGAGGACTGCGTGCTGGCCCGCCGCGAGGActcctcgtcgccgtcaccgTCTGCATAG